The following are encoded together in the Erwinia sp. E602 genome:
- a CDS encoding MoaF C-terminal domain-containing protein, with protein sequence MKASVLSSAAESGWKNYEDFADGIDGNRLLSTTHWRGRTLVLALEDQPSLTLAFQPDDEGLNWQWGKERGKARVDEVCMDEGLYFFSFLLSPAGGSAPDSQCLALVINTLTRRGLAVRCCLQPAGTAGGSRLEQQFMSGTLAGGEVSGEAPALTRELIGFRALNIYSPNHYYEHFYVNSQRYAWQNLRGEQFGQGDMDYATYYKFSADRYLFAFREKIIPVCSVFFFDYPNGRCTGIFMGLDSSGDVKLRPAGALISKMSFNCYPNGIAPL encoded by the coding sequence ATGAAGGCGTCCGTATTAAGCAGCGCCGCTGAGTCGGGCTGGAAAAACTACGAGGACTTTGCCGACGGCATCGACGGTAACCGCCTGCTGTCAACTACCCACTGGCGCGGCAGGACGCTGGTGCTGGCACTGGAGGATCAGCCCTCCCTGACGCTTGCCTTTCAGCCCGACGATGAGGGGCTGAACTGGCAGTGGGGCAAAGAGCGGGGAAAGGCGCGGGTGGATGAAGTGTGCATGGATGAAGGGCTCTATTTCTTCAGCTTTCTGCTCAGCCCGGCGGGCGGGTCCGCGCCGGACAGCCAGTGCCTGGCGCTGGTGATCAATACCCTGACGCGTCGGGGGCTGGCGGTGCGCTGCTGCCTGCAGCCTGCCGGGACAGCTGGCGGATCGCGGCTGGAGCAGCAGTTTATGTCCGGCACCCTGGCTGGTGGCGAAGTGAGTGGGGAAGCCCCGGCGCTGACCCGCGAGCTGATCGGCTTTCGTGCCCTCAATATTTACAGCCCTAATCACTACTACGAACATTTCTATGTCAACAGCCAGCGTTATGCCTGGCAGAACCTGCGCGGTGAACAGTTTGGTCAGGGCGATATGGATTATGCCACCTACTACAAATTTTCCGCCGACCGCTACCTGTTTGCCTTTCGCGAAAAGATTATCCCGGTCTGCTCGGTATTCTTTTTTGACTACCCGAACGGACGCTGCACCGGGATTTTTATGGGTCTCGACTCTTCCGGCGACGTCAAGCTGCGCCCGGCCGGTGCGTTGATTTCTAAAATGAGCTTTAACTGCTACCCCAACGGCATTGCGCCGCTGTAA
- the ppiC gene encoding peptidylprolyl isomerase PpiC, giving the protein MAKTAAALHILVKEEKLAQELLAQLQQGADFEKLAKKHSTCPSGKKGGHLGEFKQGAMVPAFDKVVFSCPLIEPQGPLHTQFGYHIIKVIYRN; this is encoded by the coding sequence ATGGCGAAGACCGCAGCAGCACTGCATATTCTGGTAAAAGAAGAGAAACTGGCTCAGGAGCTGTTAGCTCAGCTGCAGCAGGGCGCTGACTTTGAGAAGCTGGCGAAGAAGCACTCTACCTGCCCGTCAGGTAAGAAAGGCGGTCATCTGGGCGAATTCAAACAGGGTGCGATGGTGCCGGCGTTCGATAAAGTGGTGTTCTCCTGCCCGCTGATCGAACCCCAGGGCCCGCTGCACACCCAGTTCGGTTACCACATCATCAAAGTGATTTACCGTAACTAA
- the ilvC gene encoding ketol-acid reductoisomerase produces the protein MANYFNTLNLRNQLAQLGKCRFMAREEFADEASYLKGKKVVIVGCGAQGLNQGLNMRDSGLDIAYALRAEAIAEKRASWRKATENGFTVGTYEDLIPQADLVVNLTPDKQHSAVVQAVQPLMKQGAALGYSHGFNIVEVGEQVRKDITVVMVAPKCPGTEVREEYKRGFGVPTLLAVHPENDPKGEGMAIAKAWAAATGGHRAGVLESSFVAEVKSDLMGEQTILCGMLQAGSLLCFDKLVAEGTDPAYAEKLLQFGWETITESLKFGGITLMMDRLSNPAKLRAYELSEQLKTIMAPLFQKHMDDIISGEFSSGMMADWANDDKNLLTWREETGATAFENAPQFEGKIPEQDYYDKGVVMVAMVKAGVELAFETMVDAGIIEESAYYESLHELPLIANTIARKRLYEMNVVISDTAEYGNYLFSFAAVPLLKEFMTTLQPGDLGQSTEGNAVDNAQLRDVNEAVRNHPIETVGSKLRGYMTDMKRIAVAG, from the coding sequence ATGGCTAACTATTTCAACACTTTGAACCTGCGCAACCAGTTAGCGCAATTAGGTAAATGCCGCTTTATGGCGCGCGAAGAGTTCGCGGATGAAGCCAGCTACCTGAAAGGCAAAAAAGTCGTCATCGTTGGCTGTGGTGCTCAGGGCCTGAACCAGGGCCTGAACATGCGCGATTCCGGCCTGGATATCGCCTACGCCCTGCGTGCTGAAGCCATTGCAGAAAAACGTGCTTCATGGCGTAAAGCGACCGAAAACGGCTTCACCGTTGGCACCTACGAAGATCTGATCCCACAGGCGGATCTGGTGGTTAACCTGACTCCGGACAAGCAGCACTCTGCCGTTGTTCAGGCGGTACAGCCGCTGATGAAGCAGGGTGCAGCACTGGGCTACTCGCACGGTTTTAACATCGTTGAAGTGGGCGAGCAGGTCCGTAAAGATATCACCGTAGTGATGGTTGCGCCTAAGTGCCCGGGTACCGAAGTGCGTGAAGAGTACAAACGTGGTTTCGGCGTGCCAACGCTGCTGGCCGTTCACCCGGAAAACGATCCGAAAGGCGAAGGCATGGCGATCGCTAAAGCCTGGGCTGCAGCGACCGGCGGTCACCGTGCGGGCGTGCTGGAATCTTCCTTCGTTGCCGAAGTGAAATCTGACCTGATGGGCGAGCAGACCATCCTGTGCGGCATGCTGCAGGCCGGTTCACTGCTGTGCTTCGACAAGCTGGTGGCGGAAGGTACTGACCCGGCTTACGCTGAAAAACTGCTGCAGTTCGGCTGGGAAACCATCACCGAATCACTGAAGTTTGGCGGTATCACCCTGATGATGGATCGCCTGTCTAACCCGGCGAAACTGCGCGCTTATGAGCTGTCTGAGCAGCTGAAAACCATCATGGCACCGCTGTTCCAGAAGCACATGGACGACATCATCTCCGGTGAGTTCTCTTCCGGCATGATGGCTGACTGGGCTAACGACGACAAAAACCTGCTGACCTGGCGCGAAGAGACCGGCGCAACGGCATTCGAAAACGCACCACAGTTTGAAGGCAAGATCCCTGAGCAGGATTACTACGACAAAGGCGTGGTGATGGTCGCTATGGTGAAAGCGGGCGTTGAGCTGGCGTTTGAAACCATGGTTGACGCGGGCATCATCGAAGAGTCGGCTTACTACGAATCACTGCACGAGCTGCCGCTGATTGCCAACACCATTGCACGTAAGCGTCTGTATGAAATGAACGTGGTTATCTCTGATACCGCCGAGTACGGTAACTACCTGTTCTCCTTCGCTGCGGTTCCGCTGCTGAAAGAGTTCATGACCACCCTGCAGCCGGGCGACCTGGGCCAGAGCACTGAAGGCAACGCGGTGGATAACGCACAGCTGCGTGACGTGAACGAAGCGGTTCGCAACCACCCTATCGAAACCGTGGGCAGCAAGCTGCGTGGCTACATGACCGATATGAAACGTATCGCGGTTGCGGGCTAA
- the ilvY gene encoding HTH-type transcriptional activator IlvY, with the protein MDLRDLKLFLHLADSRHFGRSARAMHVSPSTLSRQIQRLEEDLGQTLFLRDNRTVTLTDAGERLRLFAQQTLLQYEQMRHALGQNGTSLSGELKLFCSVTAAYSHLPPILDRFRAEHPLVEIKLTTGDAADAMEKVQSGEADIAIAGRPESLPASIGFMPLGLIPLVLIAPALPCAVRSLATQPKPDWAQIPFILPDQGPARRRIDLWFRHRRIANPQIYATVSGHEAIVSMVALGCGIALLPDVVLENSPEPIRNRILELEDVEMVAPFELGVCVQKKRLTEPLIDAFWKLL; encoded by the coding sequence ATGGACTTACGCGATCTGAAACTCTTTCTGCATCTGGCGGATAGCCGCCATTTTGGCCGCAGTGCGCGGGCGATGCACGTCAGTCCGTCAACGCTCTCAAGGCAGATCCAGCGGCTGGAGGAGGACCTCGGCCAGACGCTGTTTTTACGTGACAACCGTACCGTTACCCTCACTGACGCCGGCGAGCGGCTGCGCCTGTTCGCTCAGCAGACGCTGTTGCAGTATGAGCAGATGCGTCACGCGCTGGGGCAGAACGGCACCTCGCTGAGCGGTGAGCTGAAGCTGTTCTGTTCGGTGACCGCGGCCTACAGCCACCTGCCGCCGATCCTCGACCGCTTTCGCGCCGAGCATCCGCTGGTGGAGATTAAACTGACCACCGGCGATGCCGCCGATGCGATGGAGAAGGTCCAGTCTGGTGAAGCGGATATCGCCATCGCCGGTCGGCCGGAATCCCTGCCCGCCAGCATCGGCTTTATGCCTCTGGGGCTGATCCCGCTGGTGCTGATTGCCCCTGCGCTGCCCTGCGCGGTGCGCAGCCTGGCGACACAGCCGAAGCCCGACTGGGCGCAGATCCCGTTTATTCTGCCCGACCAGGGGCCGGCGCGCCGGCGCATCGATTTGTGGTTCCGCCATCGCCGCATTGCCAATCCGCAGATCTACGCCACGGTATCCGGCCATGAGGCAATCGTCTCGATGGTCGCGCTGGGCTGTGGCATTGCGCTGCTGCCGGACGTGGTGCTGGAGAACAGTCCGGAGCCGATCCGTAACCGTATTCTTGAACTGGAGGATGTGGAGATGGTGGCGCCGTTTGAACTGGGCGTTTGCGTACAAAAAAAGCGGCTCACCGAGCCGCTTATTGATGCCTTCTGGAAGCTGCTTTAA
- the ilvA gene encoding threonine ammonia-lyase, biosynthetic → MAESQPLSDCPTGAEYLRAVLRAPVYEAAQVTPLQKMEKISARLGNTVLVKREDRQPVHSFKLRGAYAMIAGLNEEQKARGVVTASAGNHAQGVALSATKLGIKSLIVMPLATADIKVDAVRAFGGEAYLFGANFDEAKAKAIELAEQQGYTFVPPFDHPMVIAGQGTLAMELLQQDAHLDRVFVPVGGGGLAAGVAVLIKQLMPQIKVIAVEAVDSACLKAALDAGHPVDLQRVGGFAEGVAVRRIGSETFRLCQEYLDDIVTVDSDAICAAMKDLFDDVRAVAEPSGALALAGMKKYIQQHQIQGERLAHVLSGANVNFHGLRYVSERCELGEQREALLAVTIPEQQGSFLRFCQLLGGRSVTEFNYRYADEKDACIFVGVRLTRGLEERREILELLSDGGYQVVDLSDDEMAKLHVRYMVGGRPSKPLRERLFSFEFPEAPGALLRFLQTLGTHWNISLFHYRSHGTDYGRVLAAFELSDSEPQFEEHLTALGYDFHDESNNPAFRFFLKG, encoded by the coding sequence ATGGCCGAGTCTCAACCGTTATCCGACTGTCCGACCGGCGCAGAGTATCTGCGTGCGGTGCTGCGTGCGCCGGTGTATGAAGCCGCGCAGGTCACGCCGCTGCAGAAGATGGAGAAGATCTCTGCACGCCTCGGCAACACCGTTCTGGTGAAGCGTGAAGATCGCCAGCCGGTGCACAGCTTTAAGCTGCGCGGCGCGTACGCGATGATTGCCGGGCTGAACGAAGAGCAGAAAGCGCGTGGCGTAGTGACCGCCTCGGCGGGTAACCACGCGCAGGGCGTGGCGCTGTCCGCGACGAAGCTCGGCATTAAATCGCTGATCGTGATGCCGCTGGCCACCGCCGATATCAAGGTTGATGCGGTACGGGCGTTTGGCGGTGAGGCTTACCTGTTTGGCGCCAACTTTGACGAGGCGAAAGCTAAGGCCATCGAGCTGGCGGAACAGCAGGGTTACACCTTTGTGCCGCCGTTCGATCACCCGATGGTGATCGCCGGTCAGGGCACGCTGGCGATGGAGCTGCTGCAGCAGGATGCGCATCTCGATCGCGTGTTCGTGCCGGTCGGTGGCGGCGGGCTGGCGGCGGGCGTGGCGGTGCTGATCAAGCAGCTGATGCCGCAGATCAAGGTGATTGCGGTGGAAGCTGTGGATTCAGCCTGCCTGAAAGCGGCGCTGGACGCCGGCCATCCGGTCGACCTGCAGCGCGTCGGCGGGTTTGCCGAAGGCGTAGCGGTCAGGCGCATCGGCAGTGAAACCTTCCGTCTGTGCCAGGAGTATCTCGACGACATCGTCACCGTCGACAGCGACGCGATCTGTGCGGCGATGAAGGATCTGTTTGACGATGTGCGTGCGGTGGCGGAGCCTTCGGGCGCGCTGGCGCTGGCCGGGATGAAGAAGTATATCCAGCAGCACCAGATCCAGGGCGAGCGCCTGGCGCACGTGCTGTCGGGTGCCAACGTCAACTTCCACGGCCTGCGCTATGTTTCTGAACGCTGCGAGCTGGGCGAACAGCGCGAAGCGCTGCTGGCGGTGACCATCCCGGAACAGCAGGGCAGCTTCCTGCGTTTCTGTCAGCTGCTGGGTGGCCGCTCGGTCACCGAGTTCAACTACCGTTATGCCGATGAAAAAGACGCCTGTATTTTTGTCGGCGTGCGGCTGACGCGCGGGCTGGAAGAGCGCCGGGAGATCCTCGAACTGCTGAGCGACGGCGGCTATCAGGTTGTTGACCTCTCAGATGATGAGATGGCCAAGCTGCACGTGCGCTATATGGTCGGCGGGCGGCCGTCGAAGCCGCTGCGCGAGCGGTTGTTCAGCTTCGAATTCCCGGAGGCGCCCGGCGCGCTGCTGCGTTTCCTGCAGACGCTCGGCACCCACTGGAATATCTCGCTGTTCCACTACCGCAGCCACGGCACCGACTATGGTCGCGTGCTGGCCGCCTTTGAACTGAGCGACAGCGAACCGCAGTTTGAAGAGCACCTGACGGCGCTGGGCTATGATTTCCACGACGAGAGCAATAACCCGGCGTTCCGCTTCTTCCTCAAGGGTTAA
- the ilvD gene encoding dihydroxy-acid dehydratase translates to MPKYRSATTTHGRNMAGARALWRATGMTDDDFGKPIIAVVNSFTQFVPGHVHLRDLGKLVAEQIEASGGVAKEFNTIAVDDGIAMGHGGMLYSLPSRELIADSVEYMVNAHCADAMVCISNCDKITPGMLMASLRLNIPVIFVSGGPMEAGKTKLSDKIIKLDLVDAMIQGANPNVSDAESDQIERSACPTCGSCSGMFTANSMNCLTEALGLSQPGNGSLLATHADRKELFLNAGKRIVALTKRYYEQDDESALPRNIASRAAFENAITLDIAMGGSTNTVLHLLAAAQEGEIDFDISDIDRLSRLVPHLCKVAPSTQKYHMEDVHRAGGVLGILGELDRAGLLDNSVRNILGLSLRETLDQYDIMLTKDEAVKKMFRAGPAGIRTTQAFSQDCRWDTLDDDRQEGCIRSREFAFSQDGGLAVLYGNLAENGCIVKTAGVDEGSLVFSGPAKVYESQDDAVAAILGGKVVAGDVVVIRYEGPKGGPGMQEMLYPTTYLKSMGLGKACALITDGRFSGGTSGLSIGHASPEAASGGTIALVKDGDRINIDIPNRGIHLDISDEEQAARRREEDARGDQAYTPHGRERQVSFALRAYATLATSADKGAVRDKSKLGG, encoded by the coding sequence ATGCCTAAGTACCGTTCAGCTACCACCACCCACGGCCGCAACATGGCGGGTGCCCGAGCCCTGTGGCGCGCCACAGGAATGACCGATGACGATTTCGGTAAACCGATTATTGCGGTGGTGAACTCCTTCACGCAGTTCGTACCGGGCCACGTACACCTGCGCGACCTGGGTAAGCTGGTGGCCGAGCAGATCGAAGCCTCCGGCGGCGTGGCGAAAGAGTTCAACACCATCGCCGTGGACGATGGCATCGCGATGGGTCACGGCGGGATGCTCTACTCCCTGCCGTCCCGCGAGCTGATCGCCGACTCCGTTGAATACATGGTTAATGCCCACTGCGCCGATGCGATGGTCTGTATTTCCAACTGCGACAAAATCACCCCCGGAATGCTGATGGCGTCACTGCGCCTGAATATTCCGGTGATCTTCGTCTCCGGTGGCCCGATGGAAGCCGGCAAAACCAAGCTGTCGGATAAAATCATCAAGCTCGACCTGGTCGATGCGATGATCCAGGGTGCCAACCCGAACGTCAGCGATGCGGAAAGCGATCAGATTGAACGCTCTGCCTGCCCGACCTGCGGCTCTTGCTCAGGGATGTTTACCGCCAACTCCATGAACTGTCTGACCGAAGCGCTGGGCCTGTCGCAGCCGGGTAACGGTTCGTTACTGGCGACCCATGCGGACCGTAAAGAGCTTTTCCTTAACGCCGGCAAGCGCATCGTCGCCCTGACCAAGCGTTACTACGAGCAGGATGATGAAAGCGCACTGCCGCGCAACATCGCCAGCAGGGCCGCGTTTGAAAACGCCATTACGCTGGATATCGCGATGGGCGGTTCCACCAACACCGTTCTGCACCTGCTGGCCGCCGCGCAGGAAGGCGAAATCGACTTCGATATCTCCGACATCGACCGCCTGTCGCGCCTGGTGCCGCACCTGTGCAAAGTGGCACCCAGCACGCAGAAATACCATATGGAAGACGTGCACCGTGCCGGTGGCGTACTCGGCATCCTCGGCGAACTGGATCGTGCCGGACTGCTGGATAACAGCGTGCGCAACATCCTCGGCCTGAGCCTGCGCGAGACGCTGGACCAGTACGACATCATGCTGACCAAAGATGAAGCGGTGAAAAAGATGTTCCGCGCCGGCCCGGCAGGTATTCGTACCACCCAGGCCTTCTCGCAGGACTGCCGCTGGGACACGCTGGACGACGACCGTCAGGAAGGCTGTATTCGTTCACGCGAATTTGCCTTCAGCCAGGACGGTGGTCTGGCGGTGCTGTACGGCAACCTCGCTGAAAACGGCTGTATCGTTAAAACCGCCGGCGTCGATGAAGGCAGCCTGGTGTTTAGCGGCCCGGCCAAAGTCTATGAAAGCCAGGACGATGCGGTTGCGGCGATCCTCGGCGGTAAAGTGGTAGCCGGTGACGTAGTCGTGATCCGTTACGAAGGACCGAAAGGCGGCCCGGGCATGCAGGAGATGCTGTATCCGACCACCTACCTGAAGTCGATGGGGCTGGGTAAAGCCTGTGCACTGATCACCGACGGCCGTTTCTCCGGTGGTACCTCCGGCCTGTCGATCGGTCATGCGTCTCCGGAAGCGGCCAGCGGCGGCACCATTGCGCTGGTGAAAGATGGTGACAGGATCAACATCGATATTCCTAACCGCGGTATCCATCTGGATATCTCTGATGAAGAGCAGGCCGCGCGTCGCCGCGAAGAAGATGCCCGTGGCGATCAGGCTTATACGCCTCACGGCCGTGAGCGTCAGGTCTCCTTCGCACTGCGTGCCTACGCGACGCTGGCAACCAGCGCCGACAAAGGCGCGGTCCGTGACAAGAGCAAGCTGGGAGGCTAA
- a CDS encoding branched-chain amino acid transaminase, with translation MTKKADFIWFNGEMVKWEEAKVSVMSHALHYGTSVFEGVRCYDSHKGPVVFRHREHMQRLRDSAKIYRFPVSQSVDELMEACRATLRKNNLKSAYIRPLVFVGDVGLGVNPPDGYSTDVIIAAFPWGAYLGAEALEQGIDAMVSSWNRVAPNTLPTAAKAGGNYLSSLLVGSEARRHGYQEGIALDTQGYISEGAGENLFEVKDGILFTPPFTSSALPGITRDAIIKLAQDLGIEVREQVLSRESLYLADEVFMSGTAAEITPVRSVDGIQVGEGKRGPVTQRIQSAFFGLFTGETEDKWGWLDPVNP, from the coding sequence ATGACGAAGAAAGCTGACTTTATCTGGTTCAACGGCGAGATGGTTAAGTGGGAAGAGGCAAAGGTTAGCGTCATGTCTCACGCCCTGCACTACGGCACCTCGGTATTTGAAGGCGTCCGTTGCTATGACTCGCACAAAGGACCGGTGGTCTTCCGCCATCGTGAACACATGCAGCGTCTGCGCGATTCTGCAAAAATCTACCGTTTCCCGGTCAGCCAGAGCGTTGACGAGCTGATGGAAGCGTGCCGTGCGACGCTGCGCAAGAACAACCTGAAGAGTGCCTATATTCGTCCGCTGGTGTTTGTCGGCGACGTGGGTCTGGGCGTCAATCCGCCAGATGGCTACAGCACGGATGTGATCATCGCCGCGTTCCCGTGGGGTGCTTACCTGGGTGCTGAAGCGCTGGAGCAGGGCATTGATGCCATGGTCTCCTCATGGAACCGCGTTGCACCGAACACCCTGCCCACCGCGGCCAAAGCCGGCGGTAACTACCTCTCCTCACTGCTGGTCGGTAGCGAAGCGCGCCGCCATGGTTATCAGGAAGGTATCGCACTGGATACCCAGGGCTACATCTCCGAAGGGGCCGGTGAAAACCTGTTTGAGGTAAAAGACGGTATTCTGTTTACCCCGCCGTTTACCTCCTCGGCGTTGCCGGGTATCACCCGTGATGCGATCATCAAGCTGGCCCAGGACCTGGGTATTGAAGTGCGTGAGCAGGTGCTGTCGCGTGAATCCCTCTACCTGGCCGATGAAGTGTTTATGTCCGGCACCGCCGCAGAGATCACCCCGGTGCGCAGCGTAGACGGCATTCAGGTTGGTGAAGGCAAGCGTGGCCCGGTGACGCAACGTATTCAGAGTGCCTTCTTCGGCCTGTTTACCGGCGAAACGGAAGACAAATGGGGCTGGCTGGATCCGGTTAACCCATAA
- the ilvM gene encoding acetolactate synthase 2 small subunit, whose amino-acid sequence MMQHQLSIEARFRPEILERILRVVRHRGFQVCTMNMVPSANAENINIEMTVASPRSVDLLSTQLSKLMDVACVQTQQQITQQIRA is encoded by the coding sequence ATGATGCAGCATCAATTGTCTATCGAAGCACGCTTTCGCCCGGAAATACTGGAGCGCATTTTACGTGTTGTCCGCCATCGTGGTTTCCAGGTGTGCACCATGAATATGGTGCCGTCCGCCAACGCTGAGAATATTAATATTGAGATGACCGTTGCCAGCCCACGCTCCGTCGATTTACTGTCAACCCAGTTGAGCAAACTGATGGACGTGGCCTGCGTGCAGACCCAGCAACAGATAACACAACAAATCCGCGCATAA